In Lysobacter luteus, a single window of DNA contains:
- a CDS encoding patatin-like phospholipase family protein, translated as MAPADAPRIMRGEPVALVLGAGGARGLAQIGVIDALVARGIDIVAVAGSSSGALVGGLFAAGQLHVFRDWLLSMSRTDMLRLLDPVFGRPALFEGTRLMAALRERTGDVRIEDLPVDFTAVAVDLMRQREVWLRQGDLWDAVRGSIAIPGIFTPHRVNGRELVDGGLLAPLPIAASRLSDAHRLVAVDMNSWPNQPPGTPAHPEAPEPRIGDESPAHSRLLDWIERRLRRGEADGDQVDTARYGFTELMSRSLDTMQAQIARVQLALDPPELVIRIPRDACQFYEFWRARELIAIGRHEADKALDEAGY; from the coding sequence ATGGCGCCGGCCGACGCCCCCCGGATCATGCGCGGCGAGCCGGTCGCACTCGTGCTCGGCGCCGGTGGCGCACGCGGGCTGGCCCAGATCGGCGTGATCGACGCGCTGGTCGCCCGCGGGATCGACATCGTCGCGGTGGCCGGGTCGTCCAGTGGCGCGCTGGTCGGCGGGCTGTTCGCGGCGGGCCAGCTGCACGTATTCCGCGACTGGCTGCTGTCGATGAGCCGCACCGACATGCTGCGGCTGCTCGACCCGGTGTTCGGGCGGCCGGCGCTGTTCGAGGGCACGCGGCTGATGGCCGCGCTGCGCGAGCGCACCGGCGACGTGCGGATCGAGGACCTGCCGGTCGACTTCACCGCGGTCGCGGTCGACCTGATGCGCCAGCGCGAGGTGTGGCTGCGGCAAGGCGACCTGTGGGATGCGGTGCGTGGCTCGATCGCGATACCCGGCATCTTCACCCCGCACCGGGTCAACGGCCGCGAGCTGGTCGACGGCGGCCTGCTGGCGCCGCTGCCGATCGCCGCGAGCCGGCTGTCGGACGCCCACCGGCTGGTCGCGGTCGACATGAACAGCTGGCCGAACCAGCCGCCCGGCACGCCGGCGCATCCGGAGGCACCGGAACCGCGGATCGGCGACGAATCACCCGCCCACTCGCGCCTGCTCGACTGGATCGAGCGGCGGCTGCGCCGCGGCGAGGCGGACGGCGACCAGGTCGACACGGCGCGCTACGGCTTCACCGAGCTGATGTCGCGCTCGCTCGACACCATGCAGGCGCAGATCGCCCGCGTGCAGCTTGCGCTCGATCCCCCCGAGCTGGTGATCCGCATACCACGCGATGCCTGCCAGTTCTACGAGTTCTGGCGGGCCCGGGAGCTGATCGCGATCGGCCGCCACGAGGCCGACAAGGCGCTGGACGAGGCCGGCTACTGA
- a CDS encoding prolyl oligopeptidase family serine peptidase, producing the protein MSTLSQACQAALITGLAMATGAAHAQEATVTDPYIWLEDVEGEKALDWVKARNAVTEAELADTAEFRQLESQIRAILDSDAKIPYVSKIGDHYYNFWKDAQHERGLWRRTTLESYRTDAPEWETVIDLDALNKAEGENWVWHGADCLPPEYQRCLVALSRGGADADVTREFDLAAKDWVDGGFVRDEAKGGLGWIDRDNVYVYTDFGDGTMTESGYPRIVKRWTRGTPMAEAEVVYEGKPDDMYIAAMHDHTPGYERDFVSRTLAFYNDELYLVGEGGALSRIDAPNSANKSVHKDWLVLELREPYEAGGRTFPAGSLVAANFDAFMAGGRDFTVLFEPTDTTSLAGVTATANHLVLNVLEDVKNDLRVLTPPADGSGDWARSDFAGQPEGSVSVSAVDPDHSDAVWVHADGYLSPATLAIAEVGQAPQVLKTMPVFFDASTHEVDQFFATSKDGTRVPYFIVKPKGLALDGSTPTLLYGYGGFEISMTPGYSGSVGKGWLEKGGVYAVANIRGGGEYGPRWHQAALKQNRHKAYEDFAAVAKDLVARRITSADKLGIQGGSNGGLLMGNMLTQYPELFGAIVVQVPLLDMQRYHKLLAGASWMAEYGNPDKPEEWVFIQTFSPYHLYTPGKDYPPTLFMTSTRDDRVHPGHARKMMAKMLEGGEDVRYYENIEGGHGGSANNKQAAHMSALAFTFLWNQLND; encoded by the coding sequence ATGTCCACGCTGTCGCAGGCCTGCCAGGCCGCCCTGATCACCGGCCTTGCCATGGCCACGGGTGCCGCCCACGCCCAGGAGGCCACCGTGACCGACCCCTACATCTGGCTCGAGGACGTTGAAGGCGAGAAGGCCCTCGATTGGGTCAAGGCGCGCAACGCCGTCACCGAGGCCGAGCTCGCCGACACGGCGGAGTTCCGCCAGCTCGAGTCGCAGATCCGCGCGATCCTCGATTCCGACGCCAAGATCCCCTACGTCTCCAAGATCGGCGACCACTACTACAACTTCTGGAAGGACGCGCAGCACGAGCGCGGCCTCTGGCGCCGCACCACGCTCGAGTCGTACCGCACCGACGCCCCCGAGTGGGAGACGGTGATCGACCTCGACGCGCTCAACAAGGCCGAGGGCGAGAACTGGGTCTGGCACGGTGCCGACTGCCTGCCGCCGGAATACCAGCGGTGCCTGGTCGCGCTGTCGCGCGGCGGTGCCGATGCCGACGTGACCCGTGAGTTCGACCTGGCGGCCAAGGACTGGGTCGACGGTGGCTTCGTCCGCGACGAGGCCAAGGGCGGGCTGGGCTGGATCGACCGCGACAACGTCTACGTCTACACCGACTTCGGCGACGGCACGATGACCGAGTCCGGCTACCCGCGCATCGTCAAGCGCTGGACCCGCGGCACGCCGATGGCCGAGGCCGAGGTGGTGTACGAGGGCAAGCCGGACGACATGTACATCGCGGCGATGCACGACCACACGCCGGGCTACGAGCGCGACTTCGTCAGCCGCACGCTGGCGTTCTACAACGACGAGCTGTACCTCGTCGGCGAAGGCGGCGCGCTGAGCCGGATCGATGCGCCCAACTCGGCCAACAAGTCGGTGCACAAGGACTGGCTGGTACTGGAACTGCGCGAGCCGTACGAAGCCGGTGGCAGGACCTTCCCGGCCGGCAGCCTGGTCGCCGCCAACTTCGACGCCTTCATGGCGGGCGGCCGCGACTTCACCGTGCTGTTCGAGCCGACCGACACCACCTCGCTGGCCGGCGTCACCGCCACCGCCAACCACCTCGTGCTCAACGTGCTGGAGGACGTCAAGAACGACCTGCGGGTGCTGACCCCGCCGGCCGACGGAAGCGGCGACTGGGCGCGCAGCGATTTTGCCGGCCAGCCCGAGGGCAGCGTTTCGGTGAGCGCGGTCGACCCCGACCACAGTGATGCCGTGTGGGTGCATGCCGACGGCTATCTCAGCCCGGCCACGCTAGCCATCGCCGAGGTCGGCCAGGCGCCGCAGGTGCTCAAGACCATGCCGGTGTTCTTCGACGCCAGCACCCACGAGGTCGACCAGTTCTTCGCCACCAGCAAGGACGGCACCCGCGTGCCGTACTTCATCGTCAAGCCGAAGGGCCTCGCGCTCGACGGCAGCACCCCGACCCTGCTGTACGGCTACGGCGGCTTCGAGATCTCGATGACGCCGGGCTACTCGGGCAGCGTCGGCAAGGGCTGGCTGGAGAAGGGTGGCGTCTACGCGGTCGCCAACATCCGCGGCGGCGGCGAGTACGGCCCGCGCTGGCACCAGGCCGCGCTGAAGCAGAACCGCCACAAGGCCTACGAGGACTTCGCCGCGGTGGCGAAGGACCTGGTGGCGCGCAGGATCACCTCGGCTGACAAGCTCGGCATCCAGGGCGGCAGCAACGGTGGCCTGCTGATGGGCAACATGCTGACCCAGTACCCGGAGCTGTTCGGTGCGATCGTCGTGCAGGTGCCGCTGCTGGACATGCAGCGTTACCACAAGCTGCTGGCCGGCGCGTCGTGGATGGCCGAGTACGGCAACCCGGACAAGCCGGAGGAGTGGGTCTTCATCCAGACTTTCTCCCCGTACCACCTGTACACGCCGGGCAAGGACTACCCGCCGACGCTGTTCATGACCTCCACCCGCGACGACCGCGTCCACCCCGGCCACGCCCGCAAGATGATGGCGAAGATGCTCGAGGGCGGCGAGGACGTGCGCTACTACGAGAACATCGAGGGCGGCCACGGCGGTTCGGCCAACAACAAGCAGGCCGCGCACATGAGCGCACTGGCCTTCACCTTCCTGTGGAACCAGTTGAACGATTGA
- a CDS encoding patatin-like phospholipase family protein codes for MTLLRRRLAPLLLLPLVLIAGCGGETVRPDPPSAPTVVVPPPEIRVGLALGGGAAKGFAHIGVIKMLEANGITPRVVAGTSAGSVVGALYAGGMGPFELQREAVALDESSIRDVSLFAGGLVKGKALQDYVNAQVGGRALERMEKPFAAVATRLETGERVAFARGNTGQAVRASSSVPGVFEPVAIGQWHYVDGGVVSPVPVDAARDLGADLVIAVDISSKATGQKPTHLLGIVNQSISIMGQQLGQQEMARADVVIRPQVTDIGAADFEQRNRAILEGERAALAALPAIRKAIATLQAERVAAASRAAAARAKARAPKCVERTAWLGLVDREPVCTPAASQP; via the coding sequence CTGACTCTCCTACGCCGGCGGCTGGCGCCGCTGTTGCTGTTGCCGCTGGTGCTGATCGCAGGCTGTGGCGGCGAGACCGTCCGCCCTGATCCGCCCTCCGCGCCGACCGTCGTTGTGCCACCCCCCGAAATCCGCGTCGGCCTCGCGCTGGGTGGCGGCGCCGCCAAGGGCTTCGCACACATCGGCGTCATCAAGATGCTGGAGGCCAACGGCATCACGCCGCGCGTGGTCGCCGGCACCAGCGCCGGCAGCGTGGTCGGTGCGCTCTATGCCGGTGGCATGGGCCCGTTCGAGCTGCAGCGCGAGGCAGTGGCGCTGGACGAATCAAGCATCCGCGATGTCAGCCTGTTTGCCGGTGGCCTGGTCAAGGGCAAGGCCTTGCAGGACTACGTCAACGCGCAGGTGGGCGGGCGGGCGCTCGAGCGCATGGAAAAACCGTTCGCCGCGGTCGCCACGCGGCTCGAGACCGGCGAGCGGGTCGCGTTTGCACGCGGCAACACGGGCCAGGCGGTGCGCGCATCGAGCAGCGTGCCGGGCGTGTTCGAGCCGGTCGCGATCGGCCAGTGGCATTACGTCGACGGCGGCGTGGTGAGTCCGGTGCCGGTGGATGCCGCGCGCGACCTGGGCGCCGACCTGGTGATCGCGGTCGATATCTCCAGCAAGGCCACCGGGCAGAAGCCCACGCACCTGCTCGGCATCGTCAACCAGTCCATCAGCATCATGGGCCAGCAGCTGGGCCAGCAGGAGATGGCGCGCGCCGACGTGGTCATTCGCCCGCAGGTGACCGACATCGGCGCGGCCGATTTCGAGCAGCGCAACCGCGCCATCCTCGAAGGCGAGCGTGCGGCGCTGGCAGCGTTGCCGGCCATCCGCAAGGCGATCGCGACGTTGCAGGCCGAGCGCGTGGCCGCGGCCAGCCGGGCGGCCGCGGCGCGGGCGAAGGCACGGGCGCCCAAGTGTGTCGAACGCACCGCGTGGCTCGGGCTGGTCGACCGCGAGCCGGTCTGCACCCCGGCCGCGTCGCAACCCTGA
- a CDS encoding alpha/beta hydrolase: protein MNAPNLLQTVEHETGPAPQWTVLWLHGLGADGNDFAPIVPELVRPGWPSLRFVFPHAPVRPVTINNGVPMRAWYDIVALDLANRADETGVNQSVEQVEALIAREAGRGIPPGRIVLAGFSQGGAVALATGLRRREPLAGLVALSTYLPLSPASLAQLPQSVDAAATGQPLFFAHGTQDPVVPFQAGERSAALLRQLGFTVDWHAYPMAHQVCAEQIGDLGDWLSARFTAG, encoded by the coding sequence ATGAACGCACCGAACCTGCTGCAGACCGTCGAACACGAAACCGGCCCCGCGCCGCAATGGACCGTGCTGTGGCTGCATGGCCTGGGCGCGGACGGCAACGACTTCGCGCCGATCGTCCCGGAGCTGGTCCGACCGGGGTGGCCATCGTTGCGTTTCGTGTTCCCGCACGCGCCGGTGCGACCGGTGACGATCAACAACGGCGTGCCGATGCGCGCCTGGTACGACATCGTCGCGCTGGACCTGGCGAACCGGGCCGACGAGACCGGCGTGAACCAGTCGGTCGAGCAGGTCGAGGCGTTGATCGCGCGCGAGGCCGGGCGCGGCATCCCGCCCGGACGCATCGTGCTGGCGGGCTTCTCGCAGGGCGGTGCGGTCGCGCTGGCCACCGGGCTGCGCCGGCGTGAGCCGCTGGCGGGCCTGGTCGCATTGTCGACCTACCTGCCGCTGTCGCCGGCGTCTCTGGCGCAACTGCCGCAGTCGGTGGATGCGGCCGCCACCGGGCAGCCACTGTTCTTCGCCCATGGAACGCAGGACCCGGTGGTGCCGTTCCAGGCCGGCGAGCGCAGCGCCGCACTGCTGCGCCAGCTTGGCTTCACGGTGGACTGGCACGCCTATCCGATGGCCCATCAGGTCTGCGCGGAGCAGATCGGCGACCTGGGCGACTGGCTGTCCGCGCGTTTCACCGCCGGCTGA
- a CDS encoding LytR/AlgR family response regulator transcription factor codes for MKVVIADDEPLARERLRGLLRETAGVEVVAEAGDGQQALHACAEHAPDLVLLDIAMPGIDGLEAARHLAAFEPRPAVVFCTAYDAHALSAFEAEAIDYLVKPVRAERLAAAIERVRTFAAGRERSSRDAPIRSHLCARLRGSLRLIPLEDVHYLQAEEKYVVVHHARGEDLIEESLKSLEDEFGGRFVRIHRNCLVARHEIVELRRAPDGHTQAVLRHGKQPLEVSRRCVAALRETLKHL; via the coding sequence ATGAAGGTGGTCATCGCCGACGACGAACCACTGGCGCGCGAGCGCCTGCGCGGACTGTTGCGCGAGACCGCCGGCGTGGAGGTGGTGGCCGAGGCCGGCGACGGCCAGCAGGCGCTGCATGCCTGCGCCGAGCACGCACCGGACCTGGTGCTGCTGGACATCGCGATGCCCGGGATCGACGGCCTCGAGGCCGCGCGCCACCTGGCCGCGTTCGAGCCGCGCCCGGCGGTGGTGTTCTGCACCGCGTACGACGCCCACGCGCTGTCGGCGTTCGAAGCCGAGGCGATCGACTACCTGGTCAAGCCGGTGCGGGCCGAGCGACTTGCCGCGGCGATCGAGCGGGTGCGCACCTTCGCCGCCGGACGCGAGCGCTCCAGCCGCGATGCACCGATCCGCAGCCACCTGTGCGCGCGCCTTCGCGGCAGCCTGCGGCTGATCCCGCTGGAGGACGTGCACTACCTGCAGGCCGAAGAGAAGTACGTGGTCGTCCACCACGCGCGCGGGGAGGACCTGATCGAGGAATCGCTGAAGTCGCTGGAGGACGAATTCGGCGGCCGGTTCGTGCGGATCCATCGCAACTGCCTGGTCGCCCGGCACGAGATCGTCGAGCTCCGGCGCGCACCCGATGGCCACACCCAGGCCGTGCTGCGCCACGGCAAGCAGCCGCTGGAAGTCAGCCGTCGCTGCGTCGCCGCCCTGCGCGAGACCCTGAAACACCTGTAG
- the hemC gene encoding hydroxymethylbilane synthase: MTRILRIATRKSPLALWQSEHVAAALRAAHPDLQVELVPMSTRGDEVLDRSLAAIGGKGLFLKELELAMQRGDADCAVHSLKDVPMELEPGFALPAILARADYADAFISNTHDGIQSLPEGAVVGTSSLRRQAQLRALRPDLRLRDLRGNVNTRLAKLDAGDYDAIVLACAGLQRLGFEARIRRRLVAPDWLPAPAQGAVAVECRDDDPATTSLFAALDHAETRRCVEAERAMNRALHGSCHVPVAALATLDGTGLRLDGLVGSAADGRLVRAGAQGDAPDALGRQVAAQLLEQGAGDLLGL, translated from the coding sequence ATGACCCGGATACTGCGCATCGCCACCCGCAAGAGCCCGCTCGCCCTGTGGCAGAGCGAACACGTCGCCGCCGCCCTGCGCGCGGCCCACCCCGACCTGCAGGTCGAACTGGTGCCGATGAGCACCCGCGGCGACGAGGTCCTGGACCGCTCGCTCGCCGCGATCGGAGGCAAGGGGCTGTTCCTCAAGGAGCTGGAACTGGCGATGCAGCGCGGCGACGCCGACTGCGCGGTGCACTCGCTCAAGGACGTGCCGATGGAACTGGAGCCGGGTTTCGCGCTGCCGGCGATCCTCGCCCGCGCCGATTACGCCGACGCCTTCATCAGCAACACCCACGACGGCATCCAGTCGCTGCCCGAGGGGGCGGTGGTCGGAACCTCCTCGCTGCGCCGCCAGGCCCAGTTGCGCGCGCTGCGCCCGGACCTGCGGTTGCGCGACCTGCGCGGCAACGTCAATACGCGGCTGGCCAAGCTCGACGCCGGCGACTACGACGCCATCGTGCTGGCGTGCGCCGGACTGCAGCGGCTCGGGTTCGAGGCGCGCATCCGTCGCAGGCTGGTCGCGCCGGACTGGTTGCCGGCGCCGGCACAGGGGGCGGTCGCGGTGGAGTGCCGCGACGACGACCCGGCGACGACGTCGCTGTTCGCCGCGCTCGACCACGCCGAAACCCGGCGCTGCGTCGAGGCCGAGCGCGCGATGAACCGCGCGCTGCATGGCAGCTGCCACGTGCCGGTCGCCGCGCTGGCGACGCTCGATGGCACCGGCCTGCGCCTGGACGGGCTGGTCGGTTCGGCCGCGGACGGGCGCCTGGTGCGCGCCGGGGCGCAGGGTGATGCGCCGGACGCGCTTGGCCGGCAGGTTGCCGCGCAGTTGCTCGAACAGGGCGCCGGGGACCTGCTGGGCCTCTGA
- a CDS encoding YihY/virulence factor BrkB family protein: MADRSPNPATPARRAGEDVPETDQPDLGERLDELQERIEESWPAKFIHRFFAYDLLALAAALSFYTLLSLAPLVLMLLWLTTALLPTAQEEFFRQVGLLVGPQVEETARLIVANAERRPGTGSLAALLGTGALLVGASVVFGQLQAALNRVFRSDARALGLLAWLRKRLLSFGMAIAVGFLLVVSMAVQAALAVVMAWLPDLLPVFAEAFSLVLYALVFAGMYRLLPDRPVSPSRALAGGALTAGLFIVGRWAIGLYLGQASLGNAYGPAGGLVVMLVWLYYCAVVFLAGALITAMLDEHARVSRRLARQRARADRTPPAATDATTGRP; this comes from the coding sequence ATGGCCGACCGATCCCCGAATCCCGCAACGCCTGCCCGCCGTGCCGGCGAAGACGTGCCCGAGACGGACCAGCCGGATCTTGGCGAACGCCTCGACGAACTGCAGGAGCGGATCGAGGAAAGCTGGCCGGCGAAGTTCATCCATCGCTTCTTCGCCTACGACCTGCTGGCGCTGGCCGCCGCGCTGTCGTTCTACACCCTGCTCTCGCTGGCGCCGCTGGTACTGATGCTGCTGTGGTTGACCACCGCGCTGCTGCCCACTGCGCAGGAGGAATTCTTCCGGCAGGTCGGCCTGCTGGTCGGACCGCAGGTCGAAGAAACCGCGCGGCTGATCGTCGCCAACGCCGAGCGCCGTCCCGGCACCGGCTCGCTGGCCGCGCTGCTCGGCACCGGCGCGTTGCTGGTCGGCGCGTCGGTCGTGTTCGGCCAGTTGCAGGCCGCCCTCAACCGGGTATTCCGCTCCGATGCGCGCGCACTCGGGCTGCTGGCGTGGCTGCGCAAGCGCCTGCTGTCGTTCGGCATGGCCATTGCAGTCGGTTTCCTGTTGGTGGTGTCGATGGCGGTACAGGCCGCCCTCGCGGTCGTGATGGCATGGCTGCCGGACCTGTTGCCGGTGTTCGCGGAGGCGTTTTCGCTGGTGCTCTACGCACTGGTGTTCGCCGGCATGTACCGGCTGCTGCCGGATCGCCCGGTCAGTCCGTCGCGCGCCTTGGCGGGCGGCGCGCTGACTGCCGGACTGTTCATCGTGGGCCGCTGGGCGATCGGCCTGTACCTCGGCCAGGCCAGCCTGGGCAACGCCTACGGGCCGGCCGGCGGCCTGGTGGTGATGCTGGTGTGGCTGTACTACTGCGCGGTGGTGTTCCTGGCGGGTGCCCTGATTACGGCGATGCTCGACGAGCATGCGCGGGTCTCCCGCCGGCTGGCGCGCCAGCGCGCACGCGCCGACCGCACGCCCCCGGCCGCGACCGACGCAACCACCGGCCGCCCGTGA
- a CDS encoding GatB/YqeY domain-containing protein: MTLKQQLTDDMKAAMKGGDKHSLGVIRLMNAAIKQREIDERIELDDAQVLAVLDKMVKQRRDSVTQYEAANREDLAAVEREEITVIERYLPAKLGEAEIIAAIDAAKAETGASSQADIGKLMGVLKPRLAGQADMGLVSKLVKQRLG, encoded by the coding sequence ATGACCCTCAAGCAGCAGCTCACCGACGACATGAAGGCCGCCATGAAGGGCGGCGACAAGCACAGCCTCGGCGTGATCCGGCTGATGAACGCCGCGATCAAGCAGAGGGAGATCGACGAGCGGATCGAGCTGGACGACGCGCAGGTGCTGGCGGTGCTCGACAAGATGGTCAAGCAGCGGCGCGACTCGGTCACCCAGTACGAGGCTGCCAACCGCGAGGACCTGGCCGCGGTCGAGCGCGAGGAGATCACCGTGATCGAGCGCTACCTGCCGGCCAAGCTCGGCGAGGCCGAGATCATCGCCGCGATCGACGCGGCCAAGGCCGAGACCGGCGCCAGCAGCCAGGCCGACATCGGCAAGCTGATGGGCGTGCTCAAGCCGCGGCTGGCCGGCCAGGCCGACATGGGCCTGGTGTCGAAGCTGGTGAAGCAGCGCCTGGGCTGA
- the rpsU gene encoding 30S ribosomal protein S21 — translation MPSVKVRENEPFEFALRRFKRTCEKAGVLAETRKREFYEKPTQERKRKAAAAVKRQSRRASRDVTKRQRLY, via the coding sequence ATGCCCAGCGTCAAAGTCCGCGAAAACGAGCCTTTCGAGTTTGCCCTGCGTCGCTTCAAGCGCACCTGCGAGAAGGCCGGCGTCCTCGCCGAGACCCGCAAGCGCGAGTTCTACGAAAAGCCGACCCAGGAACGCAAGCGCAAGGCCGCCGCCGCGGTGAAGCGCCAGTCCCGCCGCGCCTCGCGCGACGTGACCAAGCGCCAGCGGCTGTACTGA
- a CDS encoding DUF481 domain-containing protein gives MSALLGLALLAGPFTTLPPPAHVGDPALVALGSDPARLRLFCWSTRCGDAEWRQALAPASGLFNGGRQRAPALPGSEPWIGLHAPARPRTSAASYANDWRIGARYGLQAIDNGPTRLGVQLGAGYRLATLRDDGIALPGPVLRGSLEIAHELGDRAHWNQRIQFETGHGMTFVKQSLGLDVVLWPSWTLESDLLIRHDEFGPSGSESAESSLRLRRRF, from the coding sequence ATGTCCGCCCTGCTGGGACTGGCGCTGTTGGCCGGTCCGTTCACCACCCTGCCGCCGCCGGCGCATGTCGGCGACCCCGCGCTGGTTGCCCTGGGCAGCGACCCGGCGCGCCTGCGCCTGTTCTGCTGGTCGACCCGTTGCGGCGATGCCGAGTGGCGCCAGGCACTCGCGCCGGCCAGTGGGCTGTTCAATGGCGGCCGGCAGCGCGCGCCGGCGCTGCCGGGCAGCGAACCGTGGATCGGGCTGCACGCCCCTGCCCGCCCGCGCACCAGCGCTGCCAGCTACGCCAACGACTGGCGCATCGGCGCGCGCTACGGGCTCCAGGCCATCGATAACGGCCCGACCCGGCTTGGTGTCCAGCTGGGCGCGGGCTACCGCCTGGCAACGCTGCGCGATGACGGGATCGCGCTGCCGGGTCCGGTGCTGCGTGGCTCGCTGGAGATCGCCCACGAACTCGGCGACCGTGCGCACTGGAACCAGCGCATCCAGTTCGAGACCGGCCACGGCATGACGTTCGTGAAGCAGTCGCTCGGGCTGGACGTGGTGCTGTGGCCGTCGTGGACGCTGGAAAGCGACCTGCTCATCCGGCACGACGAATTCGGCCCCAGCGGCAGCGAGTCGGCGGAATCCTCGTTGCGGCTGCGGCGGCGCTTCTGA
- a CDS encoding helix-turn-helix transcriptional regulator — protein sequence MERIERIHALHRILTAARYPVTVPRLQEELECSRATVYRDLAYLRDQLMAPVIGNGEAGFRYDPDDPSRFELPGLWLSSDELHSLLAAQQLMMRSGGGVLSNALAPLQQRIEKLLDDHAGGRRVPVERVRVVPHRTRKLDETAFRHVATAVLDRRQLAFEYRARSTDQLTRRTVSPQRLTHYRDNWYLDAWDHEREALRSFAVDRIGNARQLEEAARDLPDEELNQHLASSYGIFSGTPKGWATIVFSAKAARWVADEHWHSQQQGRFLPDGRYELKVPYSSGRELLMDVLHYGSDAEIVEPPSLREQARTLLSLAIANYERDPK from the coding sequence ATGGAACGCATCGAACGCATCCACGCCCTGCACCGCATCCTCACCGCGGCGCGCTACCCGGTGACGGTGCCGCGCCTGCAGGAGGAGCTGGAATGCTCGCGCGCGACGGTCTACCGCGACCTGGCCTATCTGCGCGACCAGCTGATGGCGCCGGTGATCGGCAATGGCGAGGCCGGCTTCCGCTACGACCCCGACGACCCGAGCCGATTCGAACTGCCCGGCCTGTGGCTCAGCTCCGACGAGCTGCACTCGCTGCTGGCGGCCCAGCAACTGATGATGCGCAGCGGTGGCGGGGTGCTGTCGAACGCGCTGGCCCCGCTGCAGCAGCGCATCGAGAAGCTGCTGGACGACCATGCCGGCGGCCGCCGGGTGCCGGTCGAGCGCGTGCGGGTGGTTCCGCACCGCACCCGCAAGCTCGACGAAACCGCGTTCCGCCACGTCGCCACGGCCGTGCTCGACCGCCGGCAACTGGCGTTCGAATACCGCGCGCGCTCCACCGACCAGCTCACCCGCCGCACGGTGTCGCCGCAACGCCTGACCCATTACCGCGACAACTGGTACCTGGATGCGTGGGACCACGAACGCGAGGCGCTGCGCAGCTTCGCGGTGGACCGGATCGGCAACGCGCGCCAGCTCGAAGAAGCCGCCCGCGACCTGCCCGACGAGGAACTCAACCAGCACCTGGCGTCCAGCTACGGGATCTTCTCGGGCACGCCAAAGGGCTGGGCGACGATCGTGTTCAGCGCCAAGGCCGCGCGCTGGGTCGCCGATGAGCACTGGCACTCGCAGCAGCAGGGCCGGTTCCTGCCCGACGGCCGCTACGAACTGAAGGTGCCCTACAGCTCGGGCCGCGAGTTGCTGATGGACGTGCTGCATTACGGCAGCGACGCGGAGATCGTCGAACCGCCGTCGCTGCGCGAGCAGGCCCGCACGCTGCTGTCGCTGGCGATCGCCAACTACGAGCGCGACCCGAAGTGA